In the Sandaracinaceae bacterium genome, TTCGGCCGCCGCTTCCGCTTCCGCCGCCGCTTCCGCCGCCGCTTCCGCTTCCGCCGCCGCTTCGGCCGCTGCTTCCGCTTCCGCCGCTGCTTCCGCCGCCGCTTCCGCTTCCGCTTCCGCCGCCGCTTCGGCCGCAGCTTCCGCTTCCGCTTCTGCCGCAGCTTCCGCTTCCGCTTCTGCCGCCGCTTCCGCTTCGGCCGCGGCTTCCGCTTCGGCCGCCGCTTCCGCTTCGGCCGCGGCTTCCGCTTCGGCCGCCGCTTCCGCTTCGACCGCCGCTTCCGCTTCCGCTTCCGCCGCCGCTTCGGCCGCTGCTTCCGCTTCCGCTTCCGCTGCGGCCGCTGCTTCCGCTTCTGCCGCCGCTTCCGCTTCGGCCGCCGCTTCCGCTTCCGCTTCGGCCGCTGCTTCCGCTTCCGCTTCGGCCGCTGCTTCCGCTTCTGCCGCTGGTTCCGCTACCGCTTCCGCTTCCGCGTCCGCCGCCGCGTCCGCCGCCGCGTCCGCCGCCGCGTCCGTGGTGTCCGCATCGCTCGCTGTCATCGCGTGCGTGTCTTCCGCTGCCGCATCCGCCTCCTGGACGGGTTCCGACCCGGGATCGGGACCCAGCTCCTCGGACGCAGAGGACGGCGCGGGCGGAGGCGTGGCGAGGCGGGAGGGAGCGCCGCCGACGAAGCCCGAGACGGGCATGAGCATCGTGTCCCCGGCGGTGTCCTCGGAGCGCGAGGGCGTATCGACGTGGTCGTCGCTCGTCAGGTCGCCCCAGTCCGCCAGGGGATCCGAAGCGACGCTGGGGGAAGGAGAGGCGACGGGATCCGCAGGCGCGATGACGAGGCCCAGGGTGGCGGCGAGGGCCAGGGCGCCCTCGTGGCCCGGCTTCGCGCGGAGCGCGTTGCGGATCCGCTCGCTCGCCGACTCGGTCCGCCCGCCCTCGATGAGCCACGAGGCGAGCTCGAGCTCCAGCTCGCAGACGACGTCGGGCTCCGGGCCCTCTCCCTCGAGCGCGGCGAGCGCCTCGTCCACGCACGACACCGCGGCGTCCAGGTCACCCCGGCCGACGGCGTGCAGACGCGCTTGGCGCTGGATGAGACGCGCGCGGCTCTCCGCGAGGAAGGCGTCGTCGGCGCGCTGCCGGAGGACCGCGGACAGGCGCTCGAACGCCGCCTCGCCCGCCGCGGGATCACCGTCGCGAAGGGCGCCGGCCAATCGCAAGAGGTCTTCCTCCACCTCGGTATAGCCGCCGTGCTCCCAGAGATCGGCCAGGATCTCGAACGCGCGCGCCGGCTGGGCCAGCTCCGCCTCGTAGAGCGCGGCGGCCTGCTTCGTCATCTCGGCGCGGATCGCCGGATGGGTCGCGCGCTGACCGAGGGTCATGGCGGCGTGGGCGAGGGCGTCGACCTTGCCTTGCTCGCGGGCGAGCCGCTCGATGGAGGAGTAGATGGCGCCCGCCTGCGGGTTCTCCTCGAACGCTTGCAGGTACGCCTCCAGCGCTGCCTTCTGGGCGCCCGCGCGTTCCAGCCAGCGGGCGCGGCGGTACGCCAGCGCGCGGCGGCCGTTCGGGCCCATCGACCGATCGATGAGGCGCTGGTACGTGCGTCGCGCCGCGTCCACGTCGGTCAGCTCCAGCGCGAGCTGCTCCACGGCGAGCAGGAGCCGGCCAGACCCGGGCGCGTGCTCGAGACCCTCCATCGCGGCCGTCAGGCCGAGGCGCGGGTCGTCGACCTTCTTGATCGCCGTCTGCACCGCGCGCACGAAGACGGGGCCCACCCGGGGCGGCTTCAGCTTTCGACCGGACTCGCGCAGCAGCTCCACCGCCCGACGCGCGCGCCCGAGGCGCACGAGCGCGCCCGCCGCCTCGAACAGCGGAGCCTCGTCCTCCATCTCGGGGGTCCACGCTTCGCGCAGGAAGCCCTCCGCGCGGTCGAGGTCTCCGCGGAAGCGCGCGTGCGCGGTGGCGAGCTTGAGCAGCGGGCCCACCCGCTCGACGCCCTCGGTGGCTTCGAGCTCGAGGGTCAGCACGGCGAGCAGGCGCTCGACCTCTCCCGTCTCGCTGTAGAGCGACTCCAGGCGCGCGAGGGTCGCCTCGTCGCGCGGGGAGGCCGCCAGCACGCGCAGGTGCGTCCGCGCCTCGGCCGCTCGATCGTTCGTCTCGGCCTGCCGCTTCGCGAGCGCGCGGAGCAGCTCGAGGCGCGGGAGATCGACCTGGGTGGCGATCCTTCGCTCGAGCGCGTCTCGCACCAGCGCGTGGTCTCCCGTCGTCTCCGAGAGGCGGCCGGCCAGCTCGCGCAGCACGTCGCCGTGCGGGCCGAAGGCGTCGGCGGCGCGGATGGCGAGGCGGGTCGCAGAGGCAGGGTCCCGCTCTCCGAGCCGCTCGACCGCGCGGGCGACGGGGGTGGCGAGGGGTGGGGTGACGTGCTCGGGCGCCAGCGCGCCTTCGATGGCGCTCTCGAGCGCGGCGTCGCTCTCGGCGCTCGGGAAGGCGGTCAGCCGCATCGACCAGGGCTCGGGGTCGTAGGGCGCGACCTGCGCCCACACGTCGAGCGCCTCGCGCATCACCTCGCGCTCGCCGGAGTCTCGCGCCACCCGGGCCCAGGCCTCGAGGATGGGCGGCGAGTCACCGAAGTGCGCGCGCACCATGCCGAGCGCCGCGCGCGGCTGCTCCACCACCTCGAGGTGGCGCGACACGAGGAGCGCGGCCTCCGCGCTGCTGGGATCGGCGGAGAGCGCGGCCTCGGCGCACGAGATGGCCTCCTCCACGGAGCCCGCGATCTCGAGCTCCAGGGCGAGGGCGGTCAGGGTGCGCGCACGCTCGGCCGCGGGGAGCGGCATCTGGGCTTCGCTCGCGAGCGCCTCTCGGAGCAGCTCGCGGTCCCTCAGGCGGCTCGCGGCGCGGCGGAGCCGGATCGAGCACTCGCGGTGCCCTGGCAGCTCCTCCAGCACGCGCCGGCAGGCGTGGGCCGCCTCGCGCAGATCGCGCCGCATCACGTGCAGCGTGGCGAGCCGGGTCAGCGTCCTGAGCCGCTCGGTCCGGTTCGTCGCGGCCTCGGCGCGCGCCGCGAGGGTGCGAGCCTCGCCGTATTCGTCACCCTCGAGACGCAAGAGACGCTGCAGCGCGTCCGCCACGTTGGGCGACTCGGGCTCCACGTCGAAGACGTCGCGGAACAGCCCGACCGCGCGGCGTCGGCGGGCCGGATCGTCGCGCAGGTGCAGCGCGAGCCGCCGCTTGGCGTCCACGCGCAGCTCTCCGATCGCCACTCTCAGCTCGTTCTCGAGCTGCTCCATCCTGCGCTCGTGCGCCTCGAGCGCGGGCTGGAGCCGTTCGAGCTGCCGCGCCGGCGCCGGAGCGCTGGGATCGATCGCCTGGAGTCGACGCCAGGCCCAGGCCGCGCGCGCCGTGGCGCCGAGGGCCTCCTCGGCGATCGCGGCCAGCTCCTGGAGCATCACGGCCTGCGGGGCGGCGCCGGACCAGCGCCCGCGGAGCAGCGCGCGCTCGAGCGCGTCCGCGAGCAGACGCTCGTCGCCCTGCGCCCTGGACTGCTCGCGGATCGCCTCGAGGTTCCCCGCGTCCTCGGGGTCGAGCTCGAGCGCGCGGGCCCGCAGCTCCGCCTCCCACATGCCGTCCCCGGGCAGCTCGAGGCGCGCCTCGGCGGCCCGCGTCAACCACGTCGCCCGGGACTCTTCGCTCGCCGCGGCCGCCATCTCCTCGAGGAGGACGGCCCGCTCGAGGGTCGCTCCCGCCGCGGCCAGATCGGCGTCGAGGGGTTCGTAGAGCACCTCGAGGTGCGGCTCGGCGTCGAACGCCCGCGTCAGGAAGGAGGCCGCCAGCGCAGGGCGGTCTGACATCTCGGCCTGCTCTGCCGCAGCGAGCAGGAGCGCGCGCCGGGTGTCCGCGTCGGGGGTGCGCCGCACGGCGTCGGCGCGCACCGCGATGGAGGCCTCGTGGCGATCGTTGGCGGCGAGCTCCCGCGCGAGCGCGTCGGCGCGCGCGGGATCGTGCGGGTCGAGCCCCATCGCCATCGCGACGAGCGACAGGGCGCGCTCCGGGTCGCGCGCGCGCAGGGCGTCCGCGGCGTCCGCCGCCGCCTCCGCCGCGTCGATGTCGCGCCCGAGCTCACGCCAGAGGTGGGCCGCGAGCATGCGCGGCGCGGGCGCGCTCGGATCCGCGGCCGCGGCGGCGCGGGTCGCGCTCAGCGCCTCGGAGAGCTTGCCGAGCCGCCGACACAGGAGCGCGTAGTGCATGAGGGGCCCGAGCCGCTCCGCGCCCTCCGGCGCCGCGTTGACCATCGCGCGGGCGTAGGCGACCGCGAGATCGGCCTGGCCCAGCGCGGCGCAGCGGTCGGAGGCGAGGGCGAGGATCTCGCGGTCGTCGGGGGCCGCCGCCGCCGCCTCGCGATAGGCACGGGCGGCCTCCTCGACCGACCCGAAGCGCTGCTCCCAGGCCTCCCCGAACGCGCGCCACGCCGCGGCTCGCACCTCTCCCGAGGCGTTCTGCTGCTCGAGCACCGCGATGTCGCGCTCGAGGGCGTCGAGCGGATCGTCCAGCTGCGCCTCGCCATCGGGGAGGGGCGGCAGATCCGGGTCCAGCTCGGGCTCGTCGTCGAAGACGGGGACGAGCCCCGGGTCGAGCTGCATCGACGGCTTCTTCCGCGGCGGCAGCGAGGAGCGCGGCGCGGCGGAGCCCAGCGGCGGCGTGTGTCGGCTCGGCGCGGAGGGCGGGATCGACGGCATGCGCGGCGCGGGCGCGGGCGGGGCGTCGGGCGCGACGATGCGCGCCAGGCCCGCGCGGACGAGCGCGGCGATCCGCGTCGCGGCCGCCGGCTCGCTCGTCAGCAAGCGCGCCACCGCGGGCCGCTCGTCCGGGTCGGCGCTGAAGCGCGCCCAGCGGCGCGCTCTCTCTTCGTGCGTGCCGCCGAGCCACTCCAGCACGTGGCTCGCGCGCGCCCCGACGTGGCCGGCGTCTTCGTCCGCCGCCCGGCGCTCGAGCGCGTCGAGCACCAGGGTCACGAGGTTGGTCGTGTTGCTCGTCTGCGGCACGCGCACGTCCGCGGTGAGCGCGGAGGGCTGCCGTCCCTCGGCGGAGGCGCGCGCCATGCCTCGGACCAGCCGGTCGAGCCACAGCCCGCGGTGGACCTCGCGGTTCGCGACCTCGCTCAGCAGTCGCTGTCGCTGCAACACCTCCGCGAGGCTCACGCCCTCGTCGCGCGCCATGGTCGCGCAGCGCTCCAGCGGCCCCTCGGCCACCCGCCCGGAGTCGCGCAGGAAGGCCATCAGGTCCCCGTCGCCCTCCGCGGGGCGCACCTCGACGACCTGCCCCCTGCGCAGGAGGATCTGGCGTCCGCCCACCTCCACGCTTCCGTCCGCGCCGCGCTCGGCGAGGCCGAGGAGGAAGAGGGCGATGGGGCTCGGGGACAGCGCCCGCCCAATCATGGGCGCGACCTTACCAGGTTTGCGTCCCCGCGTTGGGCAGAACCGCCTCGCCCATCGTCGCTCCGGGCGGCCGCCCGGTCGGCTGGCAGCTGGCGCGCGCCCGGGGTCGCGACGACCTCGTCGGGGGCGCGTGGCGGGCCGCGGCGAGGGCTGCGGAGTGCCCTTCGGCGACCGTCAGGGCTCGCTGCCGATCGCGGGCACGTCCTGGGGGGGCGGCCCGTCCATGTCGCGCGGAGGGGGGAGCGTGCCGCTCGGCGTCTCGGGCGCCGGCTCGGGCTCTGGTTGCGGATCCGGTGCGCTCCCGCCGCCGGGCTCGTCGTCCGGCTCGGGCGTCGAGCCGCCGCCTCCCGTCGCTCGCCGCAGCTCCTCGACCTGGCGTCTCGCGATGGAGGCGCGCGGGCCAGACGGGAGCCGCTCGAGGTATCGCTCATAGGCGGTGAGGGCGTCCGCGTTGCGCCCCAGCCGACGGTAGGCGCTGCCGAGCCCGATGTAGGCCTCGGCGTATCCCTGGCCGGCCGCCTGCCGGAAGTTGCTCGCAGCCTGGCTGGCGTTTCCGCGCTCGAGCGCGACGTATCCGAGCCCGGTGAGCGCCTCCGACCCGCCGGGTCGCACGCCCCGGGCCCCCTCGTAGTACTGCTGGGCGCGCTCGACGTCGCCGCGCTCGAGCCGCTCGTCGCCGCTCCGGATGTACCAGCTGTAGTCGCGACCGCCGGGGATCGCGCCCGACTCGGAGCCTCCGCCGCGCCGGTCTCCGCCCCGGTCCGTGCCGCGATCCGTGCCGCGCTCGTCGCCGCGAGCCTGGGTCGGCGCCTCGGGCTGCTCCGCCTCTTCGGTCTCGGCTTCGCCCTCGGCCTCCTCTTCGCCTTCCGGCACGTCGACGGTGGGCGGGGCCGGGGGGACTCCCTCCTCGATCGCCCTCCGCAGCGCGTCCGCGGGCCCGTGTCCGCTGGAGCGCTCCAGCACCCGGTCGACCTGGCGTCTCGCAGCCGATACTTCGTTGGCCGCGAGCAGCGCCCGGGCGTAGAGGAGTCGGGCTCGAATGAGGCCCGGGTCCTCCGCGACGGCCTCCTCGGCGAGCGGGCGCGCGGCGGCCACGCCGCCCTCCTGGGCCGCGGCGATCAGCGCACGCGCGCGCAGGGTCTCGGCCGCGGGCTCGCGCTGCAGCGTCAGCGCCCGGCTCATGCGTGATCCGGCGCGCTCGAGATCACCCGTGAGACGGAGCGCGTCGGCGAGCGCGACCTCGGCCGCCGCGTCGCTCGAGCCGTGCCGGACGGCGTCCTCGGCGCGCTGGAGGGCGGTCTCGGCGTGTCGCCGCGCCTCGGCCCGCTTGGCGTTCGCTTCGCCGAGCCGGGTCGGATCGTCGGCCGCGCGCGCCGCGAGGTCGTCCGCTTCGAAGGTCAGCGCCTGAGCCCAGAGCGCGTGGGCGCGGGCGAGCCCGGTCAGCACGGCCACGTCGTGCTCGTCGAAGGCGAGGGCCTGCGTGTAGTGGTGGATGGCCTGCTCGTAGCTGTCGATGGTGTCGCCCGCGAGCGCCTCGTCGCCCGCGCTGACGTGCGGGTTGGCGGGGTCCTCGGGGGACTCGGCGAGCCCGACGAGCGGCGCGATCTGCGGCCACCCGAGCGCGACGCCGACCGCGGCCGCGAGCAAGACCACCAGCGCGACCCACAGGCCACTCCGGCTCTTGCCGCGCGCAGGGCTGACGGGCTCCTCGTCGTCGAGGTAGAGGCCGCGATCGCCCGCCCGACCCGGCGGCGCGGAGAGCGGGCGGTTCGACGGCAGCGCGCCGGCCGTCGCGTCCGAGGGCGCGCGCGGCGGCCCGGGGATCTTCGGGTCGGCGGCGCTCGCGGCGGGACGCGCCGCCGGAGTGGAGCTGCCGGCCGTCGAGGCGGCGGGCGGGGGCGCGGAGGAGGGCGGGGGCGCGGAGGAGGGCGGCGCCGGCGCGCGAGGGGGCGGCCTGGGGGGCGCGGGCGCGCGCGGCGGCTCGCTGACGGCGCCGACGCCCATCATCGTGGACTTCGGCTTTCGCCGCGGCTGCGTGTCGGAGACCGTCGCCCCCGCCCCGGCGCCCGGGCTGGCGGCGCTCGTGGCGTCGGCCGCCATCGTCTTGGCGTGCGCGCGCGAGTCGTGCACCGCCTCGACGCCGGGCTTCGTGCCCACGCGCTGCCGTGGACCGCGCTCCGAGATGTCGGTGTCGGCCGTCGCCGCGGTCGCCGCCGCGAAGAAGGTCGACAGCTCCGCGATGTCGCCGAGCCGCTTCCAGTCCTCCCCTCCACGGGAGATCCAGTCGCTCTCTTCGAGGCTGCCCGCCGTGATCAGGCGTTGCAGCTCTTTCAGGGACCCGAGGGTGCGGGTGGCGCCGTCTCCGGTGCGCACCTGCCAGCTCTTCGCGCCGCTCGATTCGGAGTCCGGGCGGAACACCTTGAAGAGGTGCCCACAGTTGGTGCACTTGACCGTCGTGCCCCGATCCGAAACCAGCGTCTCGTCGAATTCGTATTCGGTCCCGCAACGTTCGCAGGTGACGTCCATCGTTGATCCGGCGCCGCGAGCGTAGCAGGTGATCGCGGCCACGTCGCAGCATTGCTGTGCACGATTCGGCTCGGCTATCCGCGGAGGCGCGCGCCGAGCCACTTCGCGGTGTCGAGGCGCGCCTCCTCGAGCACCAGCGCCGCCCGCTGGGCCCGCTCGCGGAGCGCGTCCGGCACCGAGATCCACGAGCGGCCGCCGGAGATCCAGATCGTCGGCGCCTCGAGCGCGCACGCGAGCGGCTCGTGCACGGCCACCAGCGGGCCGTCCACCTCGCGGGCGAGGGCGTCCAGCGCTCCCTCGAGCGCGCTCGGCGCGCCGATCCAGACGATCTCTTCGGGGGTCCGGGTCAGCGTGAACCCCTCCGCGTGGCGCAGCTCCCCGCGAGCGAGCGTCCACCCCGAGGAGGCCGCGAGGGCGCGTCCGAGCTCGAGCGCGCCCGGCCCGAAGACGCAGATCGCGGCGTGGGGCCAGCGCCGCGCCGTCACCTTCGCCGGCAGCGCGGGGCGCGACAGCGGCGTCTTCACCCGTGACTCACCGGTCAGCTCGGCCGCTCGACCTCGTGGCCGTCCGCCTCCCAGTGGAGGAAGCCGCCGTCGAGGAACGCGGTCTCGACGCCCAGCTCCCGGAGGGCGTCGGCCGCCTCCTTGGCCTCGTCGGTGGTCCGGCCGTAGAGCACGCGGATGCGGCCGTCATGCGGGCTCAGCTCGGCCGCCCGGCCGTTGAGCTCGTCCTTGGCCACGTGGATCGCGGTGGGGATGCGGTAGCGGCCGTACGAGCGGGCGTCCCGGATGTCGACCGGCACCGCGCGCTTCTGCGCGATGAGCTGGGCCAGCTCGTCCGGCTTGATCTCCGCCGCGTCGGCCGGCAGGACCGGGCGCACCATCTCGAGGATGGCCTCCTTCGGGACGAGGCCGGGCTGGCCGGTGACCACCTGGCCCTGGTGGACCACGAAGAGGCTGGGCACGGACTGGATCCGGAACGCGGCGGCCACGTTCGGGTTCCGGTCCACGTCCACGCTGACGACCTTGAGCTTGCCGCTCAGCTCGTTCGAGACCTGCTCGACGAGCGGCGAGAGCTGTTTGCACGGCTGGCACCAGTCGGCGTGGAAGTCGACCAGGACGGGCAGCTCGGAGCGCAGGACCTCCTGCTCGAAGGAGGCGTCGGTGACCGGGATGACGGGCATCGCGCGCTTCTTAATGCCGGCCGAGGCGGCTTACAACCCCGCGTCGCAGATGGCTCATCGCCAGCGCCGGAAGGTGGGCTCGCCGGGGATGCGGCCGTCCTCGATGGGGACGCGCATGACGAGCCGGTCGCGCGTGCCCGGGGTCGCGTGGAGGCGGAGGTCGGGGCCGATGATGACCGCCTCGGGGTGGCCCGGGACCTCGGCGAGCAGCTCGAGCGCGGCCTCCGGGCCCAGCACGAACGCGGCGGTGGAGAGCGCGTCCGCGTAGACGCCTTCGCTCGCGAGCAGGGTGACCTGCATGGTGCGGCGCGCGGGGAGGCCGGTCTCCAGATCGATGATGTGGTG is a window encoding:
- a CDS encoding tetratricopeptide repeat protein is translated as MDVTCERCGTEYEFDETLVSDRGTTVKCTNCGHLFKVFRPDSESSGAKSWQVRTGDGATRTLGSLKELQRLITAGSLEESDWISRGGEDWKRLGDIAELSTFFAAATAATADTDISERGPRQRVGTKPGVEAVHDSRAHAKTMAADATSAASPGAGAGATVSDTQPRRKPKSTMMGVGAVSEPPRAPAPPRPPPRAPAPPSSAPPPSSAPPPAASTAGSSTPAARPAASAADPKIPGPPRAPSDATAGALPSNRPLSAPPGRAGDRGLYLDDEEPVSPARGKSRSGLWVALVVLLAAAVGVALGWPQIAPLVGLAESPEDPANPHVSAGDEALAGDTIDSYEQAIHHYTQALAFDEHDVAVLTGLARAHALWAQALTFEADDLAARAADDPTRLGEANAKRAEARRHAETALQRAEDAVRHGSSDAAAEVALADALRLTGDLERAGSRMSRALTLQREPAAETLRARALIAAAQEGGVAAARPLAEEAVAEDPGLIRARLLYARALLAANEVSAARRQVDRVLERSSGHGPADALRRAIEEGVPPAPPTVDVPEGEEEAEGEAETEEAEQPEAPTQARGDERGTDRGTDRGGDRRGGGSESGAIPGGRDYSWYIRSGDERLERGDVERAQQYYEGARGVRPGGSEALTGLGYVALERGNASQAASNFRQAAGQGYAEAYIGLGSAYRRLGRNADALTAYERYLERLPSGPRASIARRQVEELRRATGGGGSTPEPDDEPGGGSAPDPQPEPEPAPETPSGTLPPPRDMDGPPPQDVPAIGSEP
- the trxA gene encoding thioredoxin, which encodes MPVIPVTDASFEQEVLRSELPVLVDFHADWCQPCKQLSPLVEQVSNELSGKLKVVSVDVDRNPNVAAAFRIQSVPSLFVVHQGQVVTGQPGLVPKEAILEMVRPVLPADAAEIKPDELAQLIAQKRAVPVDIRDARSYGRYRIPTAIHVAKDELNGRAAELSPHDGRIRVLYGRTTDEAKEAADALRELGVETAFLDGGFLHWEADGHEVERPS